In Calothrix sp. PCC 7507, one DNA window encodes the following:
- a CDS encoding glycosyltransferase family 4 protein, producing the protein MKILVLSWEFPPRIVGGIARHVAELYPELVKLGHEVHLITTEFGQASMYEVVEGVHIHRVPVNAGHDFFHWVVNLNGSLGHHGGKLILEEGPFDLIHAHDWLVGDAAIALKHNFKIPLIATIHATEYGRYNGIHTDTQRYINHKEDLLVYDAWRVIVCSEYMRGEVERALNSPGDKIDVIYNGIRPEKKQHHQDFHAQDFRSRFAEDDEKIVYYVGRMTYEKGVPLLLNAAPKVLWEMGGNVKFVIVGGGNTDHLKRQAWDLGIWDKCYFTGFLSDEYLDKFQTVADCAVFPSLYEPFGIVALESFASRVPVVVSNTGGFPEVVQHTKTGIVTWVNNSDSIAWGILEVLKNPGYRQWLVDNAYEDLAQRFCWTKLARQTEAVYQRVVKERSQVLWL; encoded by the coding sequence ATGAAGATACTGGTACTGAGTTGGGAATTCCCACCAAGGATAGTTGGTGGAATTGCTCGTCATGTAGCTGAGTTATACCCGGAACTGGTTAAGCTGGGTCATGAAGTCCACCTGATTACAACTGAGTTTGGTCAAGCATCGATGTATGAAGTGGTGGAAGGAGTCCACATACATCGGGTACCAGTAAATGCTGGTCACGACTTTTTCCACTGGGTGGTAAATTTAAATGGGAGCCTGGGTCATCACGGTGGGAAGTTAATTTTGGAAGAGGGACCCTTTGATTTAATCCATGCTCATGATTGGTTGGTTGGGGATGCGGCGATCGCTCTCAAGCATAACTTTAAAATACCACTGATTGCGACAATTCACGCTACGGAATACGGGCGCTATAACGGTATTCATACAGATACACAACGCTATATTAATCACAAAGAAGACTTGTTAGTTTATGATGCTTGGCGCGTGATCGTGTGTAGCGAATATATGCGTGGGGAAGTAGAACGCGCGTTAAATAGTCCTGGGGACAAAATTGATGTGATTTATAACGGGATTCGTCCAGAGAAGAAACAGCACCACCAAGATTTTCATGCTCAGGATTTTCGCAGCCGCTTTGCCGAAGATGACGAAAAAATCGTTTATTATGTCGGGCGGATGACATACGAGAAGGGTGTCCCGTTATTACTCAATGCGGCTCCCAAGGTGCTTTGGGAAATGGGGGGTAATGTTAAATTTGTCATCGTTGGTGGTGGCAATACTGACCATCTCAAGCGTCAAGCCTGGGATTTAGGCATTTGGGATAAGTGCTATTTTACCGGCTTTCTCTCTGATGAATATTTAGATAAATTCCAAACTGTGGCTGACTGTGCGGTGTTTCCTAGTCTGTATGAACCCTTTGGGATTGTGGCTTTAGAAAGCTTTGCTTCTCGTGTCCCAGTGGTAGTTTCCAACACAGGCGGTTTTCCCGAAGTAGTACAACATACGAAGACAGGCATTGTTACCTGGGTAAATAATTCTGATTCCATCGCTTGGGGAATTTTAGAAGTCCTGAAAAATCCAGGTTATCGGCAATGGTTAGTGGATAATGCTTATGAAGATTTAGCACAGCGCTTCTGCTGGACGAAATTAGCTAGGCAAACCGAGGCTGTTTATCAACGAGTTGTCAAAGAGCGATCGCAAGTTTTGTGGCTTTAA
- a CDS encoding FkbM family methyltransferase: MQDYFKHLLIRTPLQKPAETLRSLVQIREQKKYPELQEIYLEPYRIEQMMRRVINHSFNCFDIGCHLGALLNTMLQLAPQGKHIAFEPTPHKANWLRQKFPEVDIRELALSDKPGEVAFYINTRVSGVNALYAEKKEESENTEKIIVKSERLDNVLNPEQRVDFIKIDVIGAELAVLRGAEETLSRYQPIVLFESGREKLATFNFTTAEVFEFLTQQHSYSIFLLKDFLNNGQPLSFERFDQAHEYPFQAFNFLAVPKQG; encoded by the coding sequence ATGCAAGACTACTTTAAGCACCTTCTGATCCGTACACCGTTGCAGAAACCAGCAGAGACTCTCAGGTCTCTTGTACAAATTAGAGAACAAAAAAAGTATCCTGAACTACAAGAAATTTATCTAGAGCCATACAGAATTGAGCAGATGATGCGGCGTGTAATCAATCACTCATTTAACTGTTTTGATATAGGATGCCATTTAGGTGCGTTGCTCAACACAATGCTGCAGCTTGCTCCCCAAGGAAAACACATAGCTTTTGAGCCAACGCCACATAAAGCAAATTGGCTGAGACAAAAGTTTCCAGAAGTAGATATTAGAGAATTAGCACTGAGCGACAAACCTGGGGAGGTGGCATTTTATATCAATACTCGTGTCTCAGGTGTGAATGCGCTTTACGCAGAAAAAAAAGAGGAGAGTGAAAATACTGAGAAAATTATTGTTAAGTCTGAAAGACTAGACAATGTTCTCAATCCAGAGCAGCGTGTTGATTTTATTAAAATCGATGTTATTGGTGCGGAATTAGCAGTACTGCGTGGTGCTGAAGAGACATTATCTCGCTATCAGCCAATTGTTTTATTTGAGTCTGGCCGAGAAAAACTCGCTACCTTCAACTTTACTACTGCTGAAGTGTTTGAGTTTTTAACTCAGCAACATTCATACTCAATATTCCTACTTAAAGATTTTCTCAACAATGGGCAACCATTGAGCTTTGAACGATTTGATCAAGCTCATGAGTATCCGTTTCAAGCATTCAATTTTCTCGCTGTACCTAAGCAAGGCTAA
- a CDS encoding ATP phosphoribosyltransferase regulatory subunit, with protein sequence MVYQPAAGARDLLPLDVAQKRWIEDRLQQVFHRWGYHRIITSTLERMDTLMAGEAIQRQTVIQLQNAEDEELGLRPELTASIARTVVTRMAGVTYPQRLYYNANVFRRIWENRHNRQHEFYQAGVELLGVGGLLANAEVLLLVADCLSALSLQRWHLILGEAGITRSLLDAFPVHLRDQIRSAIANLDRVTIDTLPLSDELRDRARIMLDLRGNSSDVLQKVNSLNLNQAQQEAVNNLTSLVQLLESGGNFPLILDLSLIQTIDYYTGIVFEVVSDSPGQAQILGRGGRYDKLLGLYHPQGEDIPGIGFALNIEDLYQVILSTQQLPQNPPASDWLVVPETPKADAAAFAYAQKLRDSTDLVRVEMDLVARDPQAIRQYARDRRIAQIAWIKPDGSPKIESLF encoded by the coding sequence ATGGTGTATCAACCAGCAGCGGGAGCTAGGGATTTATTGCCTTTAGATGTGGCTCAAAAACGCTGGATTGAAGATAGGTTACAGCAGGTGTTTCACCGCTGGGGATATCACAGGATTATCACCTCAACGCTGGAACGCATGGATACTCTCATGGCGGGTGAAGCAATTCAGCGTCAAACGGTAATTCAACTGCAAAATGCTGAAGATGAAGAATTAGGGCTGCGTCCAGAATTGACAGCCTCGATTGCTCGCACTGTTGTCACTCGCATGGCAGGGGTAACATATCCCCAACGGCTGTACTACAACGCCAATGTGTTTCGGCGCATTTGGGAAAACAGGCATAATCGCCAGCATGAGTTTTATCAGGCTGGGGTGGAGTTACTGGGTGTTGGTGGATTGCTGGCAAATGCGGAAGTGCTGTTATTGGTGGCGGATTGCTTGTCAGCGCTGTCATTGCAACGGTGGCATTTAATTTTAGGTGAGGCGGGAATCACCCGATCGCTTCTTGATGCTTTTCCTGTTCATTTACGCGATCAAATCCGTAGTGCGATCGCTAATCTCGACCGCGTGACTATAGATACTTTACCTCTAAGTGACGAATTACGCGATCGTGCCCGCATTATGCTGGATCTACGGGGTAATAGTTCTGATGTCTTACAAAAAGTCAATAGCTTGAATCTCAATCAAGCACAACAAGAGGCAGTTAATAACCTCACCTCCCTAGTGCAGTTATTAGAATCAGGGGGAAATTTCCCTTTAATCCTTGACCTCAGCCTGATTCAAACCATAGATTACTATACAGGAATTGTCTTTGAAGTCGTCAGTGATAGCCCAGGACAAGCCCAAATTTTAGGTCGTGGTGGTCGCTACGACAAACTTTTAGGGTTATATCATCCCCAAGGCGAAGACATCCCCGGCATTGGCTTTGCACTCAATATCGAAGATTTATACCAAGTTATCTTATCTACTCAGCAATTACCACAAAATCCGCCAGCTAGCGATTGGTTGGTAGTCCCAGAAACGCCCAAAGCTGATGCTGCCGCCTTCGCCTACGCGCAAAAACTGCGCGATTCCACTGACTTAGTGCGGGTGGAAATGGATTTAGTTGCACGAGATCCCCAAGCTATCCGGCAATATGCACGCGATCGCCGCATCGCCCAAATTGCCTGGATCAAGCCCGATGGCTCACCAAAAATCGAGTCATTGTTTTAG
- a CDS encoding ABC transporter permease, which translates to MKYWRETIAVTQRILIELLRRRRSLIFWTIFPISVLTLSGFILAERAKLPITDAFAYAAPSTLVGAALFFSCLGGSVATVVAEREQQTLKRLFISPLSGISYFLGIFLAHSCIGIGQTLLVYAIAAFWGASFKGSIFLGLTIILMSIIAYVGLGFILGTQLARRIEDVNSLVAAFGVPLLILGGAFLPASLFPKTLINIAKYNPIYHMNEALVGVSAKGDEIGNIASHFGFLAVFTVMMVIGGWLSYQRMLIVERRL; encoded by the coding sequence ATGAAATATTGGCGTGAAACCATAGCTGTAACTCAACGGATCTTAATTGAACTGTTACGTCGCCGCCGGAGTCTAATTTTTTGGACTATTTTCCCAATTTCAGTTTTAACTCTCAGTGGATTTATTTTAGCAGAGCGGGCAAAACTACCAATCACCGATGCTTTTGCCTATGCTGCGCCCTCAACATTAGTTGGCGCAGCTCTATTTTTTAGCTGTTTAGGTGGGAGTGTCGCCACTGTAGTTGCAGAAAGAGAACAGCAAACCCTCAAACGCCTTTTTATTTCCCCTTTAAGTGGGATATCCTATTTTTTGGGCATTTTTCTAGCTCATAGTTGCATTGGCATTGGTCAGACACTATTAGTTTATGCGATCGCCGCTTTTTGGGGTGCTAGTTTTAAAGGTTCTATTTTCTTAGGACTCACAATTATTCTTATGAGTATCATTGCTTATGTTGGCTTAGGCTTTATTTTGGGTACACAATTAGCTCGTCGCATTGAAGATGTTAATTCTCTAGTCGCCGCTTTTGGCGTACCTTTATTAATTCTCGGCGGAGCATTCTTACCCGCTTCACTATTCCCTAAAACACTGATTAATATTGCCAAATATAACCCAATCTATCACATGAATGAAGCTCTTGTAGGAGTTTCCGCTAAGGGTGATGAAATTGGCAATATTGCATCACACTTTGGGTTTTTAGCTGTGTTTACTGTCATGATGGTTATTGGTGGATGGTTATCTTATCAGCGGATGTTGATAGTAGAAAGAAGACTGTGA
- a CDS encoding ABC transporter ATP-binding protein — protein MLKIHQLNKSYGKRQVLQNLSLYINSGEIYGLLGANGAGKTTTINIICNLLTADSGEIRLNNQPISSATKKLIGIATQENLLYKTLSCEENLRFFADIYGLDKKTREKQVTETLAAVNLLDRAKSPVETLSGGMQRRLNIAVALVHQPQLVILDEPTTGLDIEARYEIWELIRQLKNQGITVLMTTHLLDEAERLCHRIGILKNGQILADGSLAELRTLIPAQEIVVIQTREEAQAIARAQEYGYTHRYYGNDLAFWLPKPMELKEIIALFAGITLDSIARQPVRLEHIYLQITQQALDQAKEP, from the coding sequence ATGCTAAAAATTCATCAGTTAAATAAGTCTTACGGTAAAAGACAAGTTCTACAAAATTTGAGCTTGTATATCAATTCGGGAGAAATTTATGGCTTGCTGGGTGCAAATGGAGCCGGAAAAACCACCACAATTAATATTATTTGTAATTTACTAACCGCTGATAGTGGTGAGATTAGATTGAATAATCAACCTATTTCGTCAGCCACAAAAAAATTAATAGGCATTGCCACCCAAGAGAATTTGCTTTATAAAACTCTATCTTGTGAGGAAAATCTGAGATTTTTTGCTGATATCTATGGTTTAGACAAGAAAACACGAGAAAAACAGGTGACAGAAACTCTAGCAGCAGTAAATTTATTAGATAGAGCCAAAAGTCCGGTAGAAACTCTTAGCGGCGGGATGCAACGACGGTTGAATATTGCAGTGGCTTTAGTACATCAGCCGCAGTTAGTGATTCTAGATGAACCAACTACAGGTTTAGATATTGAAGCCAGATATGAAATTTGGGAGTTAATTAGGCAACTGAAAAATCAAGGAATTACAGTTTTAATGACGACTCATTTATTAGATGAAGCAGAGCGTCTTTGCCACAGAATTGGTATTTTGAAAAATGGTCAGATTTTGGCTGATGGTAGTTTAGCAGAATTACGCACATTGATTCCCGCCCAAGAAATTGTTGTGATACAAACAAGAGAAGAAGCACAAGCGATCGCCAGAGCTCAAGAATATGGTTACACACATCGGTATTATGGTAATGATTTAGCTTTTTGGTTGCCAAAGCCTATGGAATTAAAGGAAATTATTGCACTGTTTGCAGGAATAACACTTGATTCTATAGCCCGCCAACCTGTAAGATTGGAACACATTTATTTGCAAATCACACAGCAAGCATTAGATCAAGCAAAAGAACCTTAG
- a CDS encoding ribbon-helix-helix domain-containing protein codes for MTDRRRSDDFKQVSGYVPVDLAREFKSICAREGVSQSDALEEMIREWIGKRTGSHPSTPQTTPPETIADVVRTNMTKLKSCGVKNLHALSRGEVLPTPGDFAIITSALAIPEEQRKNIWQKTLKFSVLSEFMGVKVYKDSGGVKEDECEHSQNSEPTGLEL; via the coding sequence ATGACTGACAGAAGACGCTCTGATGATTTTAAGCAGGTGAGCGGCTATGTTCCGGTAGATTTGGCGCGGGAATTCAAAAGCATTTGCGCTCGTGAAGGAGTCTCCCAAAGTGACGCATTAGAAGAGATGATTCGTGAGTGGATAGGCAAAAGAACCGGATCTCACCCCTCAACCCCTCAAACAACCCCTCCAGAAACAATTGCGGATGTCGTCAGGACTAACATGACAAAACTTAAAAGTTGTGGAGTCAAAAATTTACATGCACTTTCCAGGGGAGAAGTACTACCTACACCAGGAGATTTCGCCATTATCACCTCGGCTCTGGCCATTCCTGAAGAACAGCGGAAAAATATTTGGCAAAAAACTTTAAAATTTTCCGTGTTGAGCGAATTTATGGGTGTAAAAGTATATAAAGATTCTGGAGGTGTAAAAGAAGATGAGTGTGAGCATTCTCAGAACTCTGAACCTACCGGGCTGGAACTATAA
- a CDS encoding Uma2 family endonuclease, with amino-acid sequence MVSQIESSAPSEIFYPESDDQPMANNTEHFEMIVLVKGNLDILFADDPNVFIAGDLFWYPIQGNNKIKYAPDVMVALSRPKGRRSSYKQWEEGNQPPHVVFEIISPANTIAEMDRKLLFYERHGVEEYYIYDSANNQLRVWLRGEYGLDWVDFGQTWVSPRLQITFDVSGEHWQLFYPDGQPFVTFGELMAQAQAAQQQAQAAQQQAQAAQQRLQQAVPRLLSMGLNREQVGDALGLSVEEVEAIALNL; translated from the coding sequence ATGGTTTCCCAAATTGAATCTTCTGCACCTTCGGAGATTTTTTATCCTGAATCTGATGATCAGCCGATGGCGAATAATACAGAACACTTTGAAATGATCGTTCTGGTCAAGGGCAATTTAGATATTCTGTTTGCTGACGATCCCAATGTTTTTATCGCTGGCGATTTATTCTGGTATCCTATCCAAGGCAATAATAAAATAAAATACGCACCTGATGTCATGGTTGCCCTCAGTCGCCCTAAAGGCCGTCGCTCTTCTTATAAGCAGTGGGAAGAAGGAAACCAGCCGCCGCATGTGGTGTTTGAAATCATCTCACCAGCCAACACAATAGCGGAAATGGATCGCAAGTTGCTATTCTACGAACGTCATGGTGTGGAAGAATACTATATATACGACTCAGCAAATAATCAACTACGAGTTTGGTTACGCGGTGAGTACGGCTTAGATTGGGTGGATTTTGGTCAAACGTGGGTAAGTCCACGGCTGCAAATTACTTTTGATGTCTCCGGTGAACACTGGCAACTTTTCTACCCAGATGGTCAACCTTTTGTGACATTTGGTGAGTTAATGGCACAAGCGCAAGCTGCACAACAGCAAGCGCAAGCTGCACAACAACAAGCACAAGCTGCACAACAGCGCCTGCAACAAGCAGTACCGCGACTATTGAGTATGGGATTAAATCGAGAACAAGTAGGGGATGCTTTGGGATTGAGTGTAGAAGAAGTAGAAGCGATCGCCCTGAATCTCTAA
- a CDS encoding type I restriction endonuclease, giving the protein MVQVIQAQNVGLAYLEERFGLQQTDSAGFFTEWLDAIPEITDLEKQYLDRVRTNFLRLVKRPPILENAVKMIVLSPLLDFAGFYNDPFLVATEESIEIALEDKGEIVRGRIDILVIQEQLWLLVIESKRASFSLLEAIPQALAYMLANPHPEQPVFGLVTNGSHFLFLKLNKSNVPQYALSDEFTLLRRENELYQVLRILKNLSQVLS; this is encoded by the coding sequence ATGGTTCAAGTAATCCAAGCGCAAAATGTCGGACTTGCTTATTTAGAAGAAAGATTTGGTCTGCAACAGACTGATAGTGCAGGTTTTTTTACAGAGTGGCTTGACGCTATACCAGAAATCACAGATTTAGAAAAGCAATATCTAGACAGAGTTAGAACTAATTTTCTTCGCTTAGTTAAGCGCCCACCAATATTAGAAAATGCGGTCAAAATGATCGTATTATCCCCGTTGTTAGATTTTGCGGGATTTTATAATGATCCATTTTTAGTTGCTACTGAAGAATCTATTGAAATTGCTTTGGAGGATAAAGGAGAAATTGTCAGAGGGCGAATTGATATTTTAGTGATTCAAGAACAACTCTGGTTGTTAGTGATTGAATCTAAAAGAGCTAGCTTTTCTCTTTTAGAAGCCATACCTCAAGCACTTGCTTACATGTTGGCTAATCCTCATCCAGAACAACCTGTGTTTGGATTAGTAACTAATGGTAGTCATTTTCTTTTCTTAAAGCTTAATAAGTCAAATGTACCTCAATATGCCCTATCTGATGAATTTACGCTTTTAAGGCGAGAAAATGAACTATATCAAGTTTTGAGAATTTTAAAAAACCTGAGTCAAGTTTTGAGTTAA
- a CDS encoding IscS subfamily cysteine desulfurase, with amino-acid sequence MSSRPIYLDNHATTAVDKRVLAAMLPYFTENFGNPASNSHVYGWEAEAAIKQAREILATAINATPEEIVFTSGATEANNLAIKGVAEAYFQKGQHIITAATEHKAVLDPCEYLKTLGFDITILPVQKDGLIDLTELEKALRPDTILVSVMAANNEIGVLQPLKEIGEICRHRQILFHTDAAQAIGKIPLDVRSQKIDLMSLTAHKVYGPKGIGALYVRRRNPRVQIAPQQHGGGHERGMRSGTLYTPQIVGFGKAVEIALTEQATENQRLTSLRERLWLHLSHLQGIQINGHPTQRLAGNLNISVEGVDGAALLLGLQPVAAVSSGSACTSTNTAPSHVLTALGHSEQLAYASVRFGIGRLNTEEEIDIVAKHAIATIQSLRKQATLV; translated from the coding sequence ATGTCTAGTCGTCCTATTTATCTTGATAACCACGCTACTACCGCCGTAGATAAACGGGTATTAGCAGCAATGCTACCCTATTTCACAGAAAATTTTGGTAATCCAGCTAGTAATAGTCACGTTTATGGTTGGGAAGCAGAAGCGGCTATTAAACAGGCGCGAGAGATTTTAGCAACAGCAATTAACGCTACACCAGAAGAAATTGTTTTCACTAGTGGGGCGACGGAAGCTAATAATTTGGCTATTAAAGGTGTGGCGGAAGCTTATTTTCAAAAAGGTCAACATATTATTACTGCTGCAACTGAACATAAGGCTGTTTTAGACCCTTGTGAATATTTAAAAACACTCGGATTTGACATTACTATTCTCCCAGTTCAAAAAGACGGTTTAATTGATTTAACTGAGTTAGAAAAAGCTTTACGTCCCGATACGATTTTGGTATCGGTGATGGCTGCAAATAATGAAATAGGTGTATTGCAGCCATTAAAAGAAATTGGGGAAATCTGTAGACATCGCCAAATCCTATTCCACACAGATGCAGCCCAAGCTATTGGTAAAATTCCCTTAGATGTGCGATCGCAGAAAATAGACTTGATGTCCCTCACCGCACATAAAGTGTATGGGCCAAAAGGTATTGGGGCACTGTATGTCCGCAGGCGCAATCCCAGAGTGCAAATTGCTCCCCAGCAACATGGGGGTGGACATGAGCGGGGGATGCGTTCTGGCACATTATATACACCGCAAATTGTGGGTTTTGGTAAAGCTGTGGAAATTGCTTTGACAGAACAAGCGACAGAAAACCAACGTTTAACAAGTCTCAGAGAAAGATTGTGGTTACATCTCTCACATTTACAAGGGATTCAGATTAACGGACATCCTACACAGCGGCTAGCGGGGAATTTGAATATCAGTGTTGAGGGAGTAGATGGGGCGGCGCTGTTGCTAGGTTTACAGCCAGTGGCGGCGGTGTCTTCTGGTTCTGCTTGCACTTCCACCAACACTGCACCCTCCCATGTACTCACAGCCTTGGGACATTCAGAACAGCTAGCTTATGCTTCCGTGCGGTTTGGAATTGGACGGCTGAATACAGAAGAAGAGATTGATATTGTAGCGAAACATGCGATCGCTACTATTCAAAGTTTACGCAAGCAAGCAACCCTGGTGTAG
- a CDS encoding cyanophycinase, which produces MTDAFPKIAKCWRTVRNRLSDIRDYLRSYLTVESTPYFEQKTAYEEKTTYIAPALAGPALAFGGGGPDVDDAIQWMINQVRGCTNCATKVDVVVIRAAGDYEYNRLIKAMKGVSSVETLLISNRQDANKAEIVEKVRNADVIFFAGGDQCRYIRNWKDTKLENAVQSVYAKGGGIGGTSAGAMILSEYVYDACASSEKGIETRDALEDPYRDITFTYNFFRWHNLQGTIVDTHFDRRERMGRIMTFIARQIKDGVSKSVLGIAVSESTSVVVDKNGLAKVMGRGAAYFILGDHMPEVCERRTPLTFSNYKIWKLRSGETFNLKNRPTSGYYLRNVKRGRIDYNPY; this is translated from the coding sequence ATGACAGATGCATTCCCCAAGATTGCAAAGTGCTGGAGGACTGTAAGAAACAGGTTGTCAGATATCAGAGACTACCTCAGATCATATCTTACAGTAGAATCAACACCCTACTTCGAGCAAAAGACTGCCTATGAGGAAAAGACTACTTATATTGCTCCTGCTTTAGCAGGGCCTGCTCTTGCTTTCGGTGGGGGTGGCCCCGATGTCGATGACGCTATCCAATGGATGATCAATCAAGTTAGAGGATGTACCAACTGCGCCACCAAAGTAGATGTTGTCGTTATCCGCGCCGCTGGTGATTATGAATATAATCGGTTAATTAAGGCGATGAAAGGCGTGAGTTCTGTAGAAACGCTTCTCATTAGCAATAGACAAGATGCCAACAAAGCGGAGATTGTCGAGAAAGTCAGAAATGCTGATGTGATTTTCTTTGCAGGTGGCGACCAGTGCCGATACATTCGTAACTGGAAAGATACTAAGCTGGAGAATGCTGTGCAATCAGTCTACGCCAAAGGTGGTGGCATTGGTGGCACAAGTGCAGGTGCGATGATCCTCAGTGAATACGTTTATGATGCTTGCGCTTCTTCCGAAAAAGGTATTGAAACCAGGGATGCACTCGAAGATCCCTACCGCGACATTACTTTTACTTACAACTTTTTTCGATGGCACAATTTGCAAGGAACTATTGTAGATACCCACTTCGATAGGCGAGAAAGAATGGGTCGAATTATGACATTTATTGCTCGTCAGATTAAGGATGGTGTATCTAAAAGTGTTTTAGGTATAGCAGTGAGTGAAAGTACTTCGGTGGTAGTGGATAAAAATGGTCTGGCGAAAGTCATGGGTAGGGGTGCAGCGTACTTTATACTCGGCGATCATATGCCGGAAGTTTGTGAACGTAGAACTCCTTTGACTTTTTCCAATTACAAAATTTGGAAGCTTCGTAGTGGTGAAACTTTCAACTTGAAAAACAGACCAACCTCAGGCTACTATCTCAGAAATGTGAAAAGGGGAAGGATTGATTACAATCCCTATTAA
- a CDS encoding PAS domain-containing protein has protein sequence MSVSILRTLNLPGWNYKISFEGISILAPTKRDATHLAQSYGDALSETASKIKGKVRIGWRGCKHPIEFFGWMSSAEAPQPSETAESILSCGGAVFCSQLHIPVDLLYRMVSAADNERPVSIVRQDNRKQIIVNQPMADMLQTPPEVATQRVMNHFWLPEDLAQLEQRLQRQGRFTWTYSAGLNEQAWAVLTTQFEAFEVEGIWYRQGTCLSTPQLVPIPPGAFAPAA, from the coding sequence ATGAGTGTGAGCATTCTCAGAACTCTGAACCTACCGGGCTGGAACTATAAAATCTCCTTTGAGGGGATTTCTATCCTTGCCCCTACAAAACGAGATGCTACTCACCTGGCCCAAAGCTACGGAGATGCTCTCAGTGAGACCGCGTCAAAAATCAAAGGTAAGGTACGGATAGGGTGGAGAGGCTGCAAACACCCAATTGAGTTTTTTGGGTGGATGTCATCTGCCGAAGCGCCGCAGCCTTCCGAAACTGCTGAAAGTATCTTGAGTTGTGGCGGTGCGGTTTTTTGTAGCCAGTTACATATCCCCGTGGATTTGTTATACCGCATGGTTTCAGCCGCCGACAATGAGCGTCCAGTGAGCATTGTCAGACAAGACAACCGTAAGCAGATCATTGTTAATCAGCCAATGGCTGACATGTTGCAGACTCCGCCTGAGGTGGCTACTCAAAGGGTGATGAACCACTTTTGGCTACCAGAGGATTTGGCTCAACTGGAACAACGGCTACAGAGGCAAGGACGATTCACTTGGACTTACTCTGCGGGACTCAATGAGCAAGCTTGGGCTGTTCTCACCACTCAATTTGAGGCTTTCGAGGTTGAAGGCATTTGGTATAGACAGGGAACTTGTTTATCAACTCCTCAGCTTGTGCCAATTCCGCCAGGAGCATTTGCTCCAGCCGCTTAG